A stretch of DNA from Spirosoma endbachense:
TGAAGCGTCGTGGTGGCCGATCCTGGCCAGAGATTGTAATCAGTGCCTGAGCGAGCTTAGCCGGATCGCCTGATTGTTGACCATTCGCGCCTTTCCAAAATTCCATTTGCTTTGCTCGACGCTCGTTATAGTCTTCAATGGTAGGCTCGGCGTAATTCGTAGACTCCTCGGTAAGTAGCTCGGTGCGAAAAAAACCTGGGTTGACGATAATGGTATCGATGCCAAAGGGTTCTATCTCGGCCTGAAGCGACTCCATCCAACCCTCCAGACCGAACTTCGACGCAGCGTAGGCAGTACCAAACTCAAATCCGACGAGTCCAGCGGTTGATGAAATCGTAATGATCTGTCCTGAGCCTTGTTTACGCATGAGAGGAAGTACCGCGCGGGTGACATTCATGGGCCCGATGAGGCTAGTCGTCAGCTGCTTCTCCATCTGCTCCGGTGTCAGTTCTTCAAAGTAGCCTGCATAAAAGCTGGCGGCATTATTGACCAGAACATCGATGCGGCCAAACCGGTCGATCGTTGCCCTAATCGCAGACTCGGCGTCAGAAGGGTTGGTAATGTCCAGCTTTACGACCAACAAATCCTCAGTTTGGCCGAGAGCCTGAGCAACTTTGCCTGTGTTTCGACCGGTAGCAACCACTTTATGGCCAGTGGCAAGAGCCGCTCTGGCAATATCCAGGCCTAAACCGCGTCCGGCACCAGTGATGAGCCAAACTTTAGGGATAGTCATATTCTTTTTTCTTTGTTGTTAATTGACGGTACAAAGATCAGCGTCCTGTATGCCAGCCGTTAACGAAAAACAAAGAAAAAAATAAGAATTTCAAAGAGAGGCCGCTCTCACCGATTTGGGTATCTCACCCGTTTTCTTTTTGAAAAAGTTGTTGAAGTAAGTCGTGTATTCAAACCCAAGGGCATAAGCAATGTCGGCAATAGTCCAATTCGTGTGTTGCAGGAGTGCCTTGGCTTCGCTGATAATTCGTTCGGCAATGTGAACTGTCGTGGGTTTGCCGGTAACTTCCTTTACCGAGCTATTTAAATGGTTGACGTGTACGGATAACTGTTTGGCAAAATCCTGTGCTGTTTTTAATTCTAGTGGGTGATTGATGCTTTCAATCGGGAATTGTCGTTCCAAAAGCTCAAGAAATACCGAGGTGATTCGTACAGCCGCATTCTTGTGCTCAGGATAGCTTTCGGAAGGTTGTATTTTCAACGCTTCGTGAATAATCAGGTTGAGGTAGTTACGAATCAACTCATCCTTAAAGGCATAGTCGGAATCCTGCTCTACAAGCATTTTTTGAAAGATCGTCGCGATGGTGTCTTTTTGCTCCGTATCTAACGTTAAAATGGGTGTGCCGCCCAGCTTAAATAAGGGTGATTGCAGAAGGCTTTCAGACCGGTCGCTTACTTTCAGAAAATCGTCAGTAAAGAGACAGGCATAACCGTCCATTGTCGGTGTAATAATCTCACAGGAGTAAGGAATACGCGGATTGCCAAAAAATAAAATGGGCTCATCCGTTTCAAAACTTTTGTCGGCATAATGAAAAATATACTTTCCAGACGTCAGGCTGATTTTGTAGAAGTCTTTGCGGCTATAGTTGTGTCCATTCGACTTGCTGTCTGTTTCATAGACTTTAAATCCCTTTAGCTTTAGTTCGGTATTAAAATCTGACGTGCGAGTACTTTCCGACTTATTCATGGCGCAAAGTTAAGAAAATCAAAGATAATAAATTTGTGCCCTGGAATCGATAGGCCATGTGCGCTACGCATGAGGTTTTATGCGGATGAGCTCCACCATGGACGAGAATGATGCTGTGAAGAAAGGCAACGTAGTGTAGAATAGAGTCGTTTATTCGTTGTATCTAATCGCCATATAAAACCTTCGTGGCTGTTATGCAGCAGTTTTAGGGTAGAATCAGGAGACAGGAAAAGAACTTTTGGATGAAAAACCCTGTCTCTACTCGCTTAATGATCGCTTTTTTCTGTAAAATTTACCAGGGCATCGATAGCGTTGAGCAAGCTGGTGGCTAGTTCCTGATCGGCCAGAATGCCCGCTTCGTCGAGCGACCGGCCAGCAACCGGCACCGCTGGTGAAGCTTCAGGAATGATAATGGCCATCATGACTGTAAGTGTCTCAATGAGGGCGTTGTGGGCGTAGAGAGAACGCGGTGACGCATTGATAATGCCTACTGGCTTATTCATAAATTCGCCACTACTGACGATCCAGTCCAGCGCGTTTTTCAGAACACCCGATACGCCATGAGCGTATTCAGGGCTGCAAACCACGATAGCATCAGCCGCCTGAAGTTCAGAGCGAAAGTCGGCTACGGCCGCCAGCGCATTTTCATTGTCGAGGTCAAGATTAAAGGGCGGAATAGCGCCTAGTTTATCATATAAGTTAATCTCAACGTCGGTAGGAGCCAGTTGAACGATGGCACGGAGAAGTTTTGTATTCGTCGAATTTAGGCGTAAACTGCCTGAGATCGCCAGAATTTTCATGAGCGTTTGGTCGTAGTTGTGCTCATTTCAACACCTTCGTGATTTCATTTAGTTTCTCCATTTTCTGCACAAAATCACCTTTTAACTGATTGCGAATGGCCGTCAGGTTATCAAGCGTTTCCTGAAGGCTATCGGGCAAAATTTCTTCTAATACTTCACGGAATCGTTTGGCAAAGGTTGGCGATTTGCCGTTGGTTGAAATCGCAATTTTCAGATCTCCTTTTTTGACGACCGAACTCAGATAAAAATCGCACAGATCAGGCGTATCGGCCACATTGACCAGAATTCGTCGATTTTTGCAATCAGCCTGTACCTGCCGGTTCACATTTTTGTCGTTTGTGCCCACAATAACCAGATCCTTGTCGGCCAGGAATAACTCATGATAAGGCTCCTGAATAAGGGCAAGTTTAGGATGTTGCCGGGCCAGTTCCCGGATTTCAGCCCGAATTTCGGGGGCCACCAGCGTGATGCGGGCATCTGGTGAGTTGGCCAGCAGGGCCGTTGTTTTCTCCAGACCCACATAACCACCCCCTACGATGAGTGTATGCAGGTTTTCGGCCTTAACATATATTGGGAATAAGGTATTCATAAAAAAGTCGGTAATCGTTCGGCGATAGTCGGTTGCAGTAGCTACTAACAAACTTACGACTATAAACGAACGACTACCGACTATTGCGGATGAGTTAATGGATTAAAACTTAAATCCTAAGTTGACACCCAGAATCCGGCGTTTGGTGTTGCTGACATTATTGAGTACATCAGCAAATCCATAGTGGTACACAAAATCCAGAAACAGCGGCCCGGCATCGAAACCAATATTCGCCAGACCGTTGACGGTAGCCGCAGCGAAATCGCTTTGCGAGAAATTGAATGCATTATTATTGACACCCAGGGGGGCTGCATACTCAGCACCAATCTGTAAGCGGACTCCTGAAATGCCCCGTTCAGATTGGGCTACCTTGACACCAATGTAGGCCGGAATGTGTAAATATTTCTGGTCGACATTCGATGTGATGTCTTTGATTCCGTTTACCTGACCATCGCCAGCCTGATAAAAATCAGAACTCGACGTTAAATATTCAGCGCCGATCTGCCCATAAACCCGGCCGCCACCCCGTATAAAGAAACCCAACTGATAACCGAGCCGACCACTCAGGTTATTGCCCTGAACATCTTCACCCTCAAACCGGGTTGAGTTGGCTCCGGCATATACGCCAAATGTAAAATTCTTGTAGTTTTCCCGATGTGCTTTGCGTTCCTCGACTTCCGTACTACGCTGACCATCCTGATAGCCATCGTCATAGGCCCGGCTTAAATCGCGCTCATCATACATCCGACCGTAGTTTCGGTCGTTTCCCGTCCGATCTTCGTAGCGATTGTTGTATCGGCTATTTTCGTCATTTCGACGGTTAAAATCTCTGCGTTCATCCAACCGATCATCGAGCTGCCGATCATAACGGCGCTCATCCCGACGCGACGACGGGCGATAGTCCCTATCCCGATCGTAGCGGTCGTCGTAGGAATTTTGCTGACCCAGTGCCAGACCGGCACTGCATACTCCTGCCAGCAGTAACGCTGCATTTACTGTTTTTTTCATAACGTGTTGAGTTGAGCAACGGCATATGCCTATATTGACTTACAACCATGTCTCCTTATTGAATGTTTCGCTTATTTATCGACATAGCTACTATTCCTTCGCAGATAAGGCTTATGTACATGCTGTGCTGGAACGACAAAAAAAAAGCCGACTTTTTTAAGCCGGCTTTTTACTGCAGAAAAACGTATCGCTTAGAACTTGAACCCTACACTGGCGCTCAAAATTCTGCGCTGCGAACCAGCGAAACCTGTTGTGCTAACGGCTTCGATCGAGTTGCTGAATCCGTAATGATAGGTCAAATCGATCAGCAACGGACCAATGTCGAAGCCAAGCTGGCCCAAACCGTTGAACGTACCACTCTTGATTTCCGAATTGCTCAGGTTGAATGAGTTGCTGTTGGAGTTGATCCGATTGGCATACTCTAAACCTACCTGTAACCGAACGGCAGAAATACCCCGATCGGATTCAACCAGCTTATAGCCGATATATACCGGAATTTGAACATACTGGATATTGATCTGATCCTGA
This window harbors:
- a CDS encoding SDR family oxidoreductase; this encodes MTIPKVWLITGAGRGLGLDIARAALATGHKVVATGRNTGKVAQALGQTEDLLVVKLDITNPSDAESAIRATIDRFGRIDVLVNNAASFYAGYFEELTPEQMEKQLTTSLIGPMNVTRAVLPLMRKQGSGQIITISSTAGLVGFEFGTAYAASKFGLEGWMESLQAEIEPFGIDTIIVNPGFFRTELLTEESTNYAEPTIEDYNERRAKQMEFWKGANGQQSGDPAKLAQALITISGQDRPPRRFIAGADAIGTAGQVIAVLQQQIDAYRELSISLAHEDA
- a CDS encoding helix-turn-helix domain-containing protein is translated as MNKSESTRTSDFNTELKLKGFKVYETDSKSNGHNYSRKDFYKISLTSGKYIFHYADKSFETDEPILFFGNPRIPYSCEIITPTMDGYACLFTDDFLKVSDRSESLLQSPLFKLGGTPILTLDTEQKDTIATIFQKMLVEQDSDYAFKDELIRNYLNLIIHEALKIQPSESYPEHKNAAVRITSVFLELLERQFPIESINHPLELKTAQDFAKQLSVHVNHLNSSVKEVTGKPTTVHIAERIISEAKALLQHTNWTIADIAYALGFEYTTYFNNFFKKKTGEIPKSVRAASL
- a CDS encoding NADPH-dependent FMN reductase, yielding MKILAISGSLRLNSTNTKLLRAIVQLAPTDVEINLYDKLGAIPPFNLDLDNENALAAVADFRSELQAADAIVVCSPEYAHGVSGVLKNALDWIVSSGEFMNKPVGIINASPRSLYAHNALIETLTVMMAIIIPEASPAVPVAGRSLDEAGILADQELATSLLNAIDALVNFTEKSDH
- a CDS encoding precorrin-2 dehydrogenase/sirohydrochlorin ferrochelatase family protein yields the protein MNTLFPIYVKAENLHTLIVGGGYVGLEKTTALLANSPDARITLVAPEIRAEIRELARQHPKLALIQEPYHELFLADKDLVIVGTNDKNVNRQVQADCKNRRILVNVADTPDLCDFYLSSVVKKGDLKIAISTNGKSPTFAKRFREVLEEILPDSLQETLDNLTAIRNQLKGDFVQKMEKLNEITKVLK